The genomic segment GAGGAAATTTGGAGTAAATCCGGGCCAAAACTTGATCCTCACGAACAGATGCCACAACCGCCACAAAATCGGTTTGCCTCGGCCGCTTCCGGCACAATCGACTGGCGTCTCTAGACAGCATCAATTGCGGGATGAGAGACTTTTGCTCTCCGGAGAGACGAATGCCTGTTCGTTCCCCGCTCTCCCTCTGGAATTAGAACAATTCACCTTTCATGGTCCAGGGAGCACGCAGTCGGTGCCTGCATTTCTCAGTTTGCGATCGCAAGAGATTCAATCGACACTCCAAATACCAGGGGTGCGGCTCGGAAGCCTGGCCCTCGTCGCGATCCTATTAGCGGGCTGCCATAGTTCCTCAAATCAGACAGCCGGCCGCTCACTCGATTTCAACCAGGACGTTCAACCCATCCTGGCCGCTCGCTGCTTCGCCTGTCATGGGCCTGATCCGGAGATGCGCAAGGCAGGCCTGCGACTGGATTTGGCTGAGTATGCGATGAAGAAGCGGCAGGGACGGCCCGATGCGATCGTCCCGGGCCATCCTGAGAAGAGCGAGCTGATCAAGCGCATCGAGTCGCACGATCCGCATTACCTGATGCCACAGACGCAGCAAGGTGATGCCAAGCCGATGAGCGCGGGCGAGATCGCTACCCTGAAGGAGTGGATCCGCGAAGGCGCCGTCTATCGTCCGCATTGGTCGTTCGAGGTTCCCACACGGCCAGGACTGCCCAAGGCGGAATCGCACGCGGACTGGCCCCGCAATCCGATCGACAACTTCCTTCTTGCAAGGATGGAAAAGGCGGGTCTGGAGCGGTCGCCGGAGGCCGACAGAGCAACGCTGATCCGGCGTGTGACACTCGACCTTACGGGGCTGCTGCCTACGCCGGACGAGGTGCAAGCCTTCGCCAATGACAAATCGGCCGATGCTTACGAGCGTCTGGTGGACAGGCTGCTGGCGAAGCCGACGTTCGGGGAACAACGCGCGCGCTACTGGCTGGACTATGCGCGCTACGCGGATACGTATGGGCTGCACTACGACAATAGCCGGCACATCTGGCCCTATCGCGATTACGTGATCCGCTCGTTCAACGGCAACAAGCCGTTCGATCAGTTCGCCACCGAGCAGATTGCGGGCGATCTGCTGCCGGCTAAGGACCTCGATCCGCTGATTGCCAGTGGCTACGTGCGCGTGGGCGAAAGCAGCAACGAAGGTGGAACGATTCCTGAAGAGCTGCGCTTCAATATCGCGCGAGATCGTACCGAGGCGTATGGCGCCGCATTCATGGGCCTTACTGTCGGATGCGCAGTCTGCCACGATCACAAATTCGATCCGACTACGCAGAAGGATTTTTATTCACTCAGCGCGTTCTTCAACAACATTGATGAGAAGCCATTCAATAATGACCGCCCGGTATGGACGCCGGTGGTGCGGATTCCCAAACCGGAGAATCGCGAGGCATACGATCGCGTGTATGCACGTCGATCGGAGCTGCTTGCGCAACTTCGTTCAATGCGGCTGAACGAGCGGAACCTCGTCCGGGAGTGGCTGGCATCGCACAAGGACGCGCCGCAGGCAGTCTCGACTGACAAGCTGCTCATCCGGCTGCGCTTGGATGAAGGCAATGGAGATGTGCTGCACAACAGCGCTCCCAACGCGAACCCCGGAACTTTCAAGGCAACGATGGTGGCTCCGCAGTGGGGCGAGACGACGTGGCTATGGCCAGGTTTCCGCATGCAATCTAACACGCGAGTGGTGCTCGACCACTCAGGGGATTTCGAGGGGAACCAGGCATTCTCCGCGGGTGGCTGGTTCATGTTCCGCTCCGCACCGTATTTCGCAGTCGACGACAAGCCGGGCGCGATGGTGTCGAAGATGGATGCGGCACAGCATAACCGCGGGTGGGATCTGACTGTGCGCAACGGCATCATCACCGTCGAGCTGATCAACTCGTCGCCGAAGGACGCGAAGGACAAGAAGCACCCCGACGAAAAGGAAGCGTTTCATTATCCTTCGCCGCAGAATCTGACCAAGCAGGAGCTCGCGACGTACAAGCCTCCAAAGAAAGAAGAGCACAAGAAAAAAGAGGAAAAGAAGAAGGAAGAGCCAAAGGCCAAAAAGAAGGAACCACCACCGGACACGACGCCTTTGGTCGCTATCCGCGTGGCCACCGTAAAGGCGCTGCCGACCGACGGTGAATGGCGGCATATCTTCTTCACGTACGATGGATCGGGGCATGCGGCAGGCGTAAGGGTTTTCGTCGATGGCAAAGCAGCGGCGACAGAAGTGGAGACCGACACGCTGAATGGTCAATCCATTCGCACCACCGCGCCGATGCAGCTAGGCTGGCGCTCCCCGGATGCGAATCCCGCGAAGGAGCTGCGCTACCAGGACATTCGCCTTTACGGCCGGGCTCTCGAGCAGAACGAAGTGAGGCGACTTCCCTTTGAAGACTATGTTGCCGAGATTGCCGCGCGGCCCGTGTCGCAGTGGACCGAGGATCAGTGGCACGTCGCGAGCGAGTTCTATTTGAACAACATTGATCCGTCATTCCGCGCAAGCTTCACGGAGATGCACGCGCTGGATGCGCAGCTAGATCAGCTCTCTGCGGGCGGCGATGTCACGCAGGTGGCGTGGGAAAAGCCTACTCTGGCCTATGCTGCTGTGCTCGAGCGAGGCAACTACGCCGCGCGCACGGAACGCGTGGAGGCGAACACGCCGCATTATCTTCCGTCGCTGCCTGCCGATCTTCCGCACAACAGGCTTGCACTCGCGCGATGGACTGTGAACAAGGACAATCCGCTCACCGCACGCGTCACGGTGAACCGCATGTGGTATGAACTTTTCGGCACGGGCATCGTGGAGACGACCGAAGACTTCGGCATCATGGGTCAGCCGCCAACGAATCCCGAGCTTCTGGACTGGCTGGCCGTGGAGTTTCGCGAAAGCGGCTGGAACGTGAAACACATGTACAAGCTGATGGTGATGTCGGCAGCGTATCGGCAAAGCGCGAAGTCAACGCCCGCGCAGCTTGCAAAGGATCCTCGCAACCTGTTGCTCTCGCATGGCCCGCGGTTCCGCATGGACGCCGAGATGCTTCGTGATGTCGCACTCCAGTCCGGCGATCTGCTGGTGGATCGCATTGGCGGCCCGAGCGTGAAGCCTTATCAGCCGGCGAATGTCTGGGAGCAGGTAAGCTATCCCACGAGCGACACACTGGTTTACGTGCAGGACCACGGGGCAGCTCTCTACCGCCGCAGCATGTACACGTATTGGAAGCGCATGGCCTCACCACCGAGCATGGACGCGTTCGACGCACCAGTCCGCGATACGGTCTGCACGCGAAGGCAACGGACCGATACGCCTCTGCAAGCGCTGGTGACGATGAACGACGTGCAGTGGGTGGAAGCCGCGCGTGGG from the Occallatibacter riparius genome contains:
- a CDS encoding DUF1553 domain-containing protein gives rise to the protein MRLGSLALVAILLAGCHSSSNQTAGRSLDFNQDVQPILAARCFACHGPDPEMRKAGLRLDLAEYAMKKRQGRPDAIVPGHPEKSELIKRIESHDPHYLMPQTQQGDAKPMSAGEIATLKEWIREGAVYRPHWSFEVPTRPGLPKAESHADWPRNPIDNFLLARMEKAGLERSPEADRATLIRRVTLDLTGLLPTPDEVQAFANDKSADAYERLVDRLLAKPTFGEQRARYWLDYARYADTYGLHYDNSRHIWPYRDYVIRSFNGNKPFDQFATEQIAGDLLPAKDLDPLIASGYVRVGESSNEGGTIPEELRFNIARDRTEAYGAAFMGLTVGCAVCHDHKFDPTTQKDFYSLSAFFNNIDEKPFNNDRPVWTPVVRIPKPENREAYDRVYARRSELLAQLRSMRLNERNLVREWLASHKDAPQAVSTDKLLIRLRLDEGNGDVLHNSAPNANPGTFKATMVAPQWGETTWLWPGFRMQSNTRVVLDHSGDFEGNQAFSAGGWFMFRSAPYFAVDDKPGAMVSKMDAAQHNRGWDLTVRNGIITVELINSSPKDAKDKKHPDEKEAFHYPSPQNLTKQELATYKPPKKEEHKKKEEKKKEEPKAKKKEPPPDTTPLVAIRVATVKALPTDGEWRHIFFTYDGSGHAAGVRVFVDGKAAATEVETDTLNGQSIRTTAPMQLGWRSPDANPAKELRYQDIRLYGRALEQNEVRRLPFEDYVAEIAARPVSQWTEDQWHVASEFYLNNIDPSFRASFTEMHALDAQLDQLSAGGDVTQVAWEKPTLAYAAVLERGNYAARTERVEANTPHYLPSLPADLPHNRLALARWTVNKDNPLTARVTVNRMWYELFGTGIVETTEDFGIMGQPPTNPELLDWLAVEFRESGWNVKHMYKLMVMSAAYRQSAKSTPAQLAKDPRNLLLSHGPRFRMDAEMLRDVALQSGDLLVDRIGGPSVKPYQPANVWEQVSYPTSDTLVYVQDHGAALYRRSMYTYWKRMASPPSMDAFDAPVRDTVCTRRQRTDTPLQALVTMNDVQWVEAARGLAERVIREAGPGTEARIDRMSEILLAHDPQPQALAVLKTSLGEMEKHYGADPKAAHALVHEGESKPAANIPEPELAAWTMIANEMLNLDEMLNK